Genomic window (Leisingera methylohalidivorans DSM 14336):
CGGCTTCCAGCCCCGCGATCCGGCCCTGGCCAAGGCGGCCGGAAATGAAATCCGCTTTGAAGGCACCCTCACCACTGAAGGCCCCGGCACGCTGCAATTCACCGATATGGAGCTGCGCGGCAGCGACTATCAGGCTGCGGGCGGCATGGCTTTCAATGGCCTGGAAGAAGGGCTGAAAATCAGCGCTGACCTGACCGCGGGCCTGGCTGATCTGGCCCGGTTCTCGGATTTGGCTGGGCGCCCGCTGGGCGGCGCGGTGCAGGCAGCGGTCAAAGGCTCCTTTACACCGCTGTCCGGTGCGTTTGACACCAACCTGTCAATGCGGGCCCAGGATCTATCGGCGGGCATTGCCCAGGCGGATGAGCTGCTGGCGGGCACGACCACGCTGGCACTGCAGGCCGCACGGGACGAGAACGGCATCGTGATCGACCGTTTCGAGCTAGCAGGCAGCGCGCTGCAGGCCAGCGCCGCGGGCACGCTCAACAGCGATGCCGGACGGATGGAGATCGGCGCTAAGCTGAACCGGCTGGAGGTGCTGCTGCCGCAAGCGCCCGGCGCGCTGGAGCTGGCCGCCACCCTCACCCGCAATGGCGATACCCTCAGCGGTGTGGCAGAACTGAAAGGCCCGCATACCTCCAGCGCCAAACTGGATGGATCCGTCACCCTGGAGGGCGATGCCGATTTCACCTTTGCCGCCGCCCTGAACGAGCTGGAGCGGTTTGTGCCGCAACTGGCCGGCAAGCTGACCGCCGACGGCACCGCCGCACGCCGCAACGGGGAATGGCAGATTTCGGGCAAGGCTGCCGGTCCCGCCGCCATCGCCGCGGATATCGAAGGCCGCTTTACCGAAAGCAACGGCAGCACCGATCTGCGCTTTGATGCAGCCATCGGCCAGCTGCAGCGGCTGGTCCCCGACCTGCCCGGCCGCCTCGCCGCCAAGGGCACCGCGGCGCGGCGCGACGGCACCTGGACCATCGACAGCACTGCCAGCGGACCCGCCGGCATCGACGGCCGCATAGCCGGCAGCTGGAGCGAGGCCAAAGGCACCGCTGATGTCACCGCCAAGGGCACCCTGCGGCTGGAAGGACTGAACCCGTTCATCGCCCCCAACCTGATGCAGGGGCCTGCGAATTTCGACATGGCCTTGCGGGGTGTTCCGGCCCTGGAAGGTTTGAGCGGCACCATCAGTGTCCCCGGCGCCTCGCTGGCCATTCCGGCAGCAGCGCAGCGGGTGGATGATATCAACGCCACCGTCTCTATCGCCCGCTCCAGCGCGCAGCTTCAGGTCTCGGCCCGCCCGCGCGACGGCGGCACGGTGCGGATCAGCGGCCCGGTCGGGCTGCTGCCGCCGTTCAACGGCAACCTGCAGATCGCGATCGGCGATGTGGTGGTGACCGACAACCTGTCTTATGAAACCCTGCTGAACGGAACTCTGGCGATGTCCGGCGCCATGGCGGGCAGCAACCGGATCGAAGGGCGGATCGATGTGGGGGAAACCAACATCAACCTGAACACCGCCGGCGGCTCGGTCTCTGCCGCGCCGATCCCGCCGATCCGGCATGTTGGCATCCCGCGCGATGTGCACCGGACCCTGGCCCGCGCCGGGCTGACCGGCAGCAACGGCGGCGGCGGCGGCTCTGCCAGGACCGCGCTGGACATCCTGATCAGCGCGCCCTCCAGGATCTTTGCCCGCGGCCGCGGCCTGCGTTCGGAACTGGGCGGCGAAATCCGCCTGCGCGGCACCACCGCACGGCTGTCGCCCTCCGGCCAGATCAGCCTGATCCGCGGCAGCTTTGATATTCTCGGCCGGCGGCTGGAGCTGGATGAAGGCCGGATCACCCTGCTGGGCGATCTGAAACCCTATCTGGAATTCAAATCCACCGCCGCCACCGATCAGGGCACCGCAACGCTGGAAATCTCTGGCCGGGTCGACGCGCCCGAGATCAAGGTGACCTCGGACCCGCCCCGCCCCAGCGAGGAAGCGCTGGCGCTTTTGCTGTTCGGCGACAATATCCAGGACATTTCACCGCTGGCACTGGCCCGCCTGGCCGGGTCGGCGCTGACCCTCAGCGGCCGCGGCGGCGGGGCGCAAAGCAAGCTGCGCGAGGCCACCGGGGCCGATGACGTCGACATCGGCGCTGACAGCCTGGGAGCCGGGCAGCTTGGCCTGGGCGGCTATGTGGCCGAGAACGTCTATACCGATTTCAACGTCAACACCCGCGGCGACAGCGAATTGAGCATCAATCTGGACATGACGGACAGCCTGACAGTGCAAGGCACGGTGGACAGCGAGGGCGAAACCGGCTTTGGCTTGTTTTTCAAGCGCGACTACTGACCGAAGCACCGGCTGCGGGTTTCACACCGCCGCTCCGGCGGCGGCAAGCGCCACCCGTGCCGCCCCGCCGACACCGGCCGCATCATCGGTGATCAGCCGCAAGGGCGTTTCGGCACAGACCGTTCCCAGCCGCCCGCCCGGCGCGGTATAGCTTTCCAGGAAATGCGCCCGCGCGGGGGAGTTCAAAACCCCGCGCGCCACGCTGCCGGCAAAGAACATCCCCTGCCCCGGCAGATAGGCCGCTGTCAGCTCGCGCGCCATCAGGCCCAGCAAATGCGCCCATTCGCACACGGTGCGTGCCTCAGGCGCCTCAGGGTTTGCCAGATAGGCGGCCCCGATCCTTTCCGCACTGCTGGCCGCCGAGCCGGTCAGCGCTTGGTGAAGCCGCACCAGTCCAGCACCCGAGAACAGCATTTCAGTGCTGGCAAAGCCCTCCGCCCCATGATCCAGCAGCCCCTGCAGGCGGCGGTACACGGCCTGCGGCAGGCTGGCGCGGCCAAGTTCGGCCTCCAGCACGGCGCCATTCCGCGCGGCTGAAACGTTGAACCCGGTGCCGATGCCGGCAACCAGTGCCTGGCTGCCGCTGGACCGCCCCGGACGCAGGCAGGACTGCTGTCCCGGGATCAGCGCGGGCAAGGCATGGCACAGGGCTGCAAGGTCGTTAATGATGCCGGCCCGGGCACCTGCCGGCAGCCCCAGTGCGGCGCTTACGCTGTCTGCGTCGCCTTGCCAATTGCGGTTGGTGAGGTGAAACTGCCCGTCCCGGACCGGACCTGCCACGGCCAGGCAGGCCCCCTGCAGGGGCGGAAACCCCGGCTGCGCGCAATACGCCCTCAGCACATCTTCCAAACTGGCGAAACTGTCGTTGGCAAAGCTCTGCAGCGCCGTGACCCCGATGCCAGGAGCCGCCAGGGCCAGCCGGGTCCGGCTGCCGCCCGCATCGCCAGCCAGAACAGTCAGCTCAGCCGCCATGTGCCGCGGTCCTTTCGGGTCATTTTCGTGCCATCAAGACTGCAGCAATCCCGCCGCAATTGCAATTCAACTGCAGAAGTGCAATCGTCCCCTGGCATTTGGACAGATCGCCGAAACGCCGCCATAAAGACCTCCGAAATCAATGGAAACAAAATTGGTTCTGGCCTGCATGACTGTATCCGCCCCCTGGCATTCACTGATGCCGCGTATTGCCGGCAAGGCAACGCGCGTGAAAAAGAAAATGCGGCTGCGGGCATCGATGCGGCACTTGCACGGACCGCGCCGGCAGTATGCGGAAACTGACGATGTGACAGTGGTGACAGTGGTCAAGGACGGGCGGTTTTTCCTGGATGAGTTCTTTGCCCATTACCGGTCAATGGGCATCCGCCACTTTGTCTTTGTCGACAATGGCTCATCTGACGGGACCATCAGGCGAATACAGCAGGAGCCCGGCACGGTTGTCCTGCAGTCTGCATTGCCGACTGCAGAATTCGAACCGGATTTCCGGCGCTATGCAGCTGAACGGTACTGCACCGGAAGATGGTGCCTTTACGCAGACATCGATGAACTGTTTGACTTTGAAGGCCGCGAAGACACCGGTTTGAATTGCCTCATCCGCTATATGAATACGAACGGCTTCACAGCGCTGGCCGCCCAGATGCTTGACCTGTTTCCCGCCGTGACGCTTCGCGAAGCGTCTGACTGGCCTTTTTCCAAAGTGTTGGAAGATTACCGGTATTTCGATCTCGAAGCGATAGAAACAGTGCCCTATCATGAGCACAGCCATCCGCTGACAGCCGGGTTCTCCTATTTCCTGCAACACAACAGCGTTCCCGGAGAGCATATTCAGTTCCTGTTCGGCGGCATCCGCAGCAAGATCTTCGGCGAACAGTGCTGCCTGACCAAACATCCTCTGGTTTTCCTGGAGCCCGGCGTCGAGGCCGGCGTGCACCCCCATTGTTCAGCACGGGTGCGGTGCGCTGATTTCACCGCCTTGCTGCGTCATTATAAATTTTGCAACAGCCCCATCGAACGGGACCGGCAATCCGTGCATGACGGCACTATCCCGCATGGAGCAGACAAATTGCGCCTGGCCGTCCTGGACCAGCAGGACGACCTAACGCTTCACACCCCCCTGGCCCAAGAGTACTCGGGCATCGAAGACCTGTATGACAAAGGGTTTTTGGTCCGCTCCCAAAAATTCTCTGCATTTTCAGCCGTATATGCCGAAGTATGAGCCGCCCATCGGGGCACCGCCCCGTGCCATAGCTGCAGTGGTCATTGGCCGCAACGAGGGAGAACGCCTGATCCGCTGCCTGCGCTCCTTGCAAGGCAAGGCGCAGCCGCTGATCTATGTGGACAGCGGCTCCTGCGATGGTTCGGCGGCGGCTGCGCGGGCACTTGGCGCCCAGGTGGTGGACCTCGACCTCGACCTCGACCGGCCCTTCACTGCAGCGCGGGCACGCAATGCCGGGCTGGCTGCTTTGGCAGAGGGGCCCGAGTTCGTGCAATTCGTGGACGGCGATTGCGAGGTGGACCCGGATTGGATCGCCACCGCAGCAGCCTTCCTGCAGGCGCGGTCCGGGACGGCCGTGGTTTGCGGGCGGCGGCGGGAGCGGTTTCCCGGCGCGTCACTCTACAACCGGCTGTGCGACGCGGAATGGAACACCCCGCTTGGCGAGACCGCGGCCTGCGGCGGCGACGCGCTGATGCGGATTGCGGCGGTCCGTGCTGCGGGCGGTTACCGCGGCAGCCTGATCGCCGGGGAAGAGCCGGAGCTGTGCCTGCGGCTGCGGCGGGACGGCTGGCAGATCTGGCGGATCGATGCGGAAATGACCCTGCATGACGCACAGATGCAGCACTTCGGCCAGTGGTGGCGCCGCAGCCGCCGCGCTGGCCACGCTTTTGCCGAAGGCGCCGCGCTGCATGGGGCCGGGCCGGAACGCCATTGGGTCGCGGAAACCCGGCGTGCGCTGTTTTGGGGGGCTGCGCTGCCAGCGGGCATCATCATGGCCGGCCTGGTGCACCCGCTGCTGCTGCTGGCCG
Coding sequences:
- a CDS encoding glycosyltransferase family 2 protein; the protein is MRHLHGPRRQYAETDDVTVVTVVKDGRFFLDEFFAHYRSMGIRHFVFVDNGSSDGTIRRIQQEPGTVVLQSALPTAEFEPDFRRYAAERYCTGRWCLYADIDELFDFEGREDTGLNCLIRYMNTNGFTALAAQMLDLFPAVTLREASDWPFSKVLEDYRYFDLEAIETVPYHEHSHPLTAGFSYFLQHNSVPGEHIQFLFGGIRSKIFGEQCCLTKHPLVFLEPGVEAGVHPHCSARVRCADFTALLRHYKFCNSPIERDRQSVHDGTIPHGADKLRLAVLDQQDDLTLHTPLAQEYSGIEDLYDKGFLVRSQKFSAFSAVYAEV
- a CDS encoding glycosyltransferase, yielding MPKYEPPIGAPPRAIAAVVIGRNEGERLIRCLRSLQGKAQPLIYVDSGSCDGSAAAARALGAQVVDLDLDLDRPFTAARARNAGLAALAEGPEFVQFVDGDCEVDPDWIATAAAFLQARSGTAVVCGRRRERFPGASLYNRLCDAEWNTPLGETAACGGDALMRIAAVRAAGGYRGSLIAGEEPELCLRLRRDGWQIWRIDAEMTLHDAQMQHFGQWWRRSRRAGHAFAEGAALHGAGPERHWVAETRRALFWGAALPAGIIMAGLVHPLLLLAALVYPAQFLRLARRMGYEQALFSVLGKFAEAAGAVEFYWRRWRGKTRGILEYK
- a CDS encoding translocation/assembly module TamB domain-containing protein, translating into MRQFLGLALALGLTVAPAAAQDTSTDDAGGLLVDFLEDTLSGDSRYISVTGLEGAFSSQAKIKKITVADEKGIWLTIEGAELDWNRLALLRGRFSVNELSAERIAVARAPEPLPPDPELPEPEATPFALPELPVAIELGEIKADRIELGEELAGSAASLSVEGSLMLADGALDTKLAAARLDKPGDHFRLEAGYANETQQITLDLAVEESPGGLISRSLDLPGNPELQLTAKGSGPVSDFTADIRFSTNGAERLAGKVVLAAQPLAEDAAPESARSIAFTADLGGNIDVLLPPVHRPFFGPGLRLNVKGLRAGDGAVALDTLVLRTNALQVTGAATLDANGKLDTANLKTAITPPAGQAAVTLPFGGGQTTLGSADLQFKKTIAGNWTLDGVLNQLSHPGALVNRAEVAGRGTLDQDSGFALEGRLSAGLSGFQPRDPALAKAAGNEIRFEGTLTTEGPGTLQFTDMELRGSDYQAAGGMAFNGLEEGLKISADLTAGLADLARFSDLAGRPLGGAVQAAVKGSFTPLSGAFDTNLSMRAQDLSAGIAQADELLAGTTTLALQAARDENGIVIDRFELAGSALQASAAGTLNSDAGRMEIGAKLNRLEVLLPQAPGALELAATLTRNGDTLSGVAELKGPHTSSAKLDGSVTLEGDADFTFAAALNELERFVPQLAGKLTADGTAARRNGEWQISGKAAGPAAIAADIEGRFTESNGSTDLRFDAAIGQLQRLVPDLPGRLAAKGTAARRDGTWTIDSTASGPAGIDGRIAGSWSEAKGTADVTAKGTLRLEGLNPFIAPNLMQGPANFDMALRGVPALEGLSGTISVPGASLAIPAAAQRVDDINATVSIARSSAQLQVSARPRDGGTVRISGPVGLLPPFNGNLQIAIGDVVVTDNLSYETLLNGTLAMSGAMAGSNRIEGRIDVGETNINLNTAGGSVSAAPIPPIRHVGIPRDVHRTLARAGLTGSNGGGGGSARTALDILISAPSRIFARGRGLRSELGGEIRLRGTTARLSPSGQISLIRGSFDILGRRLELDEGRITLLGDLKPYLEFKSTAATDQGTATLEISGRVDAPEIKVTSDPPRPSEEALALLLFGDNIQDISPLALARLAGSALTLSGRGGGAQSKLREATGADDVDIGADSLGAGQLGLGGYVAENVYTDFNVNTRGDSELSINLDMTDSLTVQGTVDSEGETGFGLFFKRDY
- a CDS encoding glucokinase; the encoded protein is MAAELTVLAGDAGGSRTRLALAAPGIGVTALQSFANDSFASLEDVLRAYCAQPGFPPLQGACLAVAGPVRDGQFHLTNRNWQGDADSVSAALGLPAGARAGIINDLAALCHALPALIPGQQSCLRPGRSSGSQALVAGIGTGFNVSAARNGAVLEAELGRASLPQAVYRRLQGLLDHGAEGFASTEMLFSGAGLVRLHQALTGSAASSAERIGAAYLANPEAPEARTVCEWAHLLGLMARELTAAYLPGQGMFFAGSVARGVLNSPARAHFLESYTAPGGRLGTVCAETPLRLITDDAAGVGGAARVALAAAGAAV